The following coding sequences lie in one Prosthecobacter vanneervenii genomic window:
- a CDS encoding MbnP family protein gives MRLNSTRSLLMQALKTPRLRGLVVGMVMMGTGVVAQEMRLEINSMAGGKALRMNEPVSAQQKARITRLDFLLSGLALRRKDGTWVESKDWFAYLSAGAGRMTAKGSGIPAGEYTGIRFQIGVDDATNRADPHRYAADHALNPQVNGLHWGWMGGYIFLALEGRFQNEGKEDGFSYHIANMPQLMKVDLPVEFRGGRPLTLTLDFDLEKVLSCVGFSKDGTSTHSREGDELAMRIKSRIEQSFRVRGLSYDVYQTPAYASPPAPLPAGTHAYKPAVTQRFPQVRLPTDNPLTEEGVELGRRLFQDKRLSVNQTQACASCHDQGHAFADVRRFSLGAEQQVGKRNAMPLFNLAWQPAFFWDGRAATLREQVLMPIQDAHEMNETLPKVVAKLSADAECVEAFRAAYGVSEITADGIAKALEQYLLTLVSQESRFDRAARKVAELTESEKRGLRLFVTEFDPKRGLRGADCFHCHGGTLFMSQAFANNGLALAEDDIGRMAVTKDEADRGKFKTPSLRNIARTAPYMHDGRFATLEEVVEHYSSGVRNSPTLDPNLAKHPAGGIQLTAEEKADLVAFLKTLTDESFTGGEEATTAAR, from the coding sequence ATGCGCCTCAATTCCACGAGAAGCTTGCTTATGCAGGCGCTGAAAACACCCCGTTTGCGGGGTCTGGTGGTGGGGATGGTGATGATGGGGACGGGGGTGGTGGCGCAGGAGATGAGGCTGGAAATCAATTCGATGGCAGGTGGTAAGGCTTTGAGGATGAATGAGCCAGTCTCGGCTCAACAAAAGGCGAGGATCACGAGGCTGGACTTTCTGCTCTCGGGGCTGGCGCTGCGGAGGAAGGATGGGACGTGGGTGGAATCGAAGGACTGGTTTGCGTATCTGAGCGCAGGTGCTGGAAGGATGACGGCGAAGGGATCGGGCATTCCGGCGGGTGAGTACACGGGGATCCGTTTCCAGATTGGGGTGGATGATGCCACCAATCGTGCTGATCCGCACCGATATGCCGCAGATCATGCGCTGAACCCACAGGTGAACGGTCTGCACTGGGGATGGATGGGAGGATATATCTTTCTGGCGCTGGAGGGAAGATTCCAGAACGAGGGAAAAGAGGACGGGTTCTCCTACCACATCGCGAACATGCCGCAGCTCATGAAGGTGGATCTGCCGGTGGAATTTCGGGGCGGGAGGCCGCTGACTTTGACGCTGGATTTTGACCTCGAAAAGGTGCTTTCTTGTGTCGGATTCAGCAAAGACGGCACCTCGACCCACTCGCGGGAGGGCGATGAGCTGGCGATGCGGATCAAGAGCCGGATCGAGCAGTCGTTCCGGGTGCGGGGGCTTAGCTATGATGTGTATCAGACCCCGGCGTATGCCAGCCCCCCTGCCCCGCTGCCGGCCGGGACGCATGCCTACAAGCCAGCGGTGACGCAGCGCTTTCCGCAGGTGCGGCTGCCGACGGACAATCCGCTTACGGAGGAGGGGGTGGAGCTGGGGAGGAGGCTGTTTCAGGACAAGCGGCTATCGGTGAACCAGACGCAGGCGTGCGCGTCGTGCCATGATCAGGGGCATGCGTTTGCGGATGTGCGGCGCTTCAGCCTGGGGGCGGAGCAGCAGGTGGGTAAGAGGAATGCGATGCCGCTTTTCAATCTGGCGTGGCAGCCTGCCTTCTTCTGGGATGGGCGCGCGGCGACGCTGAGGGAGCAGGTGCTGATGCCGATCCAGGATGCGCATGAGATGAACGAGACGCTGCCGAAGGTGGTGGCGAAGCTGAGTGCGGATGCGGAATGTGTGGAGGCGTTTCGCGCGGCGTATGGGGTGAGTGAGATCACGGCGGATGGGATTGCCAAGGCGCTGGAGCAATATCTTCTCACTTTGGTTTCGCAGGAGTCGCGGTTTGACCGTGCGGCGAGGAAGGTGGCGGAGCTGACGGAAAGTGAGAAGCGGGGGTTGAGGCTGTTTGTGACGGAGTTTGACCCGAAGCGCGGACTGCGCGGGGCGGACTGCTTTCACTGTCATGGGGGGACGCTGTTTATGAGCCAGGCGTTTGCCAACAACGGGCTGGCGCTGGCGGAGGATGACATCGGACGGATGGCGGTGACGAAGGACGAGGCGGACCGGGGCAAGTTTAAAACACCGAGCCTGCGGAACATCGCACGCACCGCGCCATACATGCATGACGGTCGCTTTGCCACGCTGGAGGAGGTGGTGGAGCACTACAGCAGCGGCGTGCGCAACAGCCCGACGCTGGACCCGAATCTGGCGAAGCATCCGGCAGGAGGAATCCAACTGACGGCGGAGGAGAAGGCAGATCTGGTGGCCTTTCTGAAGACGCTGACGGATGAGAGCTTCACCGGTGGAGAAGAGGCCACCACTGCTGCGCGATGA